From one Oceanimonas doudoroffii genomic stretch:
- a CDS encoding Na+/H+ antiporter NhaC family protein, producing the protein MEQPNSLALTPSVKWPPLWRGLAVAVIAALAFAWLGFTHESGSDYGALSLLPAALVITMAVLTRKTVESLLAGSLLGLLLLDPANLVSPLADVTLAVMMDETIAWLILVCGMMGGLINLLARGGGVHSFGAVMTRLIKSPRGAMVGTVGLGLVVFIDDYLNSLAVSSSMKRITDRFHISREKLAYIVDSTAAPICILVPVSTWAVFFASLLEDAGATESGQGMSLYVASIPWMFYGWAALLVVALVAARKLPDLGAMKKAEARAQGGQPVPNGWQDEETPAPERSVPGWLGLTNFLLPMAVLVLASVYYDIDLLKGVLVALGVTMVLYSVQRLLSFQQQVEATLDGFKVMLYPLATVCAGFILKEVNDQLGMTRYIIDTVTPLLTPALLPAVVFVVMAAVVFSTASSWGVFVISLPIVVPLGQAMDVPMPLVVGALLSASAFGSHACFFSDSTVLSAQGAGCDTMDHALTQLPYALIGGAIALVTLLAAGFWLV; encoded by the coding sequence ATGGAACAGCCCAACTCCCTGGCCCTTACCCCCAGTGTCAAATGGCCACCGCTCTGGCGTGGCCTGGCGGTGGCCGTGATTGCCGCCCTGGCCTTTGCCTGGCTCGGTTTTACCCATGAATCAGGCAGCGACTACGGTGCCCTTAGCCTGCTGCCGGCGGCGCTGGTGATCACCATGGCGGTGCTCACCCGCAAAACCGTGGAGTCGCTGCTGGCGGGCAGCCTGCTTGGCCTGCTGCTGCTTGACCCGGCCAACCTGGTGAGCCCGCTGGCGGACGTCACCCTGGCGGTGATGATGGACGAAACCATCGCCTGGCTGATCCTGGTGTGCGGCATGATGGGGGGTCTTATCAACCTGCTGGCCCGGGGCGGTGGCGTGCACAGCTTTGGCGCCGTCATGACCCGGCTTATCAAGTCTCCCAGAGGCGCCATGGTAGGCACGGTCGGCCTGGGGCTGGTGGTGTTTATCGACGACTACCTCAATTCCCTGGCGGTATCGTCATCCATGAAGCGCATTACCGACCGCTTTCATATCTCTCGGGAAAAACTGGCCTATATCGTGGACTCCACCGCCGCCCCCATCTGCATTCTGGTGCCGGTATCCACCTGGGCGGTGTTTTTCGCCTCATTGCTGGAAGACGCCGGCGCCACCGAAAGCGGCCAGGGCATGTCTCTCTATGTGGCCAGCATTCCCTGGATGTTTTACGGCTGGGCGGCGCTGCTGGTGGTGGCACTGGTGGCCGCACGCAAGCTGCCGGATCTAGGCGCCATGAAGAAGGCCGAGGCCCGTGCTCAGGGCGGTCAGCCGGTGCCCAATGGCTGGCAGGACGAAGAAACGCCCGCCCCCGAGCGCAGCGTGCCCGGCTGGTTGGGACTGACCAACTTTCTGCTACCCATGGCGGTGCTGGTACTGGCCAGCGTGTATTACGACATCGATCTGCTGAAGGGCGTGCTGGTGGCCCTGGGCGTAACCATGGTGCTCTATTCGGTGCAGCGGCTGCTGTCGTTTCAGCAGCAGGTGGAGGCAACCCTGGACGGCTTCAAGGTGATGCTGTATCCGCTGGCCACCGTGTGCGCCGGCTTCATTCTGAAGGAGGTCAACGATCAGCTGGGCATGACCCGCTACATCATCGACACGGTCACACCGCTGCTGACGCCGGCGCTGTTGCCCGCCGTGGTGTTTGTGGTCATGGCCGCGGTGGTGTTCAGCACCGCCTCAAGCTGGGGCGTGTTCGTGATCTCCCTGCCCATCGTAGTGCCCCTGGGCCAGGCCATGGACGTGCCCATGCCGCTGGTGGTGGGTGCACTGCTGTCGGCCTCGGCCTTTGGCAGCCACGCCTGCTTCTTCAGTGACTCCACCGTGCTCTCGGCCCAGGGCGCCGGTTGCGACACCATGGATCACGCCCTGACCCAGCTGCCCTATGCCCTGATCGGCGGCGCCATCGCCCTGGTCACCCTGCTGGCCGCGGGTTTCTGGCTGGTGTAA
- the puuD gene encoding gamma-glutamyl-gamma-aminobutyrate hydrolase codes for MTAVHIFNKPWVGVILCQQQLGPHAGLTVQQKYLDAITAAGAVPVPLVHQLGEDEQALAAMLARLDGILLTGSYSNMEPHHYGEPGEEEHTDVGRDRLSLRLIAAARTMKLPLFGICRGFQEMVVASGGSLHRRLHETGLFAEHRENKEQPLEVQYAPAHDIQPMAGGLLAQLAGSDVQKVNSLHMQGAKTTGTGVRVEATAPDGLVEAISLPDHPFALGVQWHPEWHSRDDALSRALFDGFVAACQHYAQVREAV; via the coding sequence ATGACAGCGGTTCATATATTTAACAAACCTTGGGTGGGGGTGATCCTGTGCCAGCAGCAGCTGGGGCCCCATGCCGGCCTGACCGTGCAGCAAAAATACTTGGACGCCATTACCGCCGCGGGGGCGGTGCCGGTGCCCCTGGTGCATCAGCTGGGCGAGGACGAGCAGGCCCTGGCGGCCATGCTGGCTCGCCTCGACGGCATTCTGCTTACCGGCAGCTACAGCAATATGGAGCCGCATCATTACGGTGAGCCCGGTGAGGAAGAGCACACCGATGTGGGTCGGGACCGGCTCAGCCTGCGGCTGATCGCCGCCGCCCGGACCATGAAGCTGCCGCTGTTTGGCATTTGTCGCGGTTTTCAGGAAATGGTGGTGGCCAGCGGTGGCAGCCTGCACCGGCGCCTGCACGAGACCGGCCTGTTTGCCGAGCACCGGGAAAACAAGGAACAACCCCTGGAGGTGCAATACGCCCCGGCCCACGACATTCAGCCCATGGCGGGCGGCCTGCTGGCGCAGCTGGCGGGCAGCGATGTGCAGAAGGTCAACTCACTGCATATGCAGGGGGCAAAAACCACCGGCACCGGTGTGCGGGTGGAAGCCACCGCTCCCGATGGCCTGGTGGAAGCCATCAGCCTGCCGGATCATCCCTTTGCCCTGGGCGTGCAGTGGCACCCGGAATGGCACAGCCGCGACGACGCCCTGTCCCGGGCGCTGTTCGATGGTTTTGTGGCCGCCTGCCAGCACTACGCTCAAGTGCGGGAGGCGGTATGA
- the puuC gene encoding aldehyde dehydrogenase PuuC produces MEFRNKAYWQAAANKLQPESRLFIEGEYREAMAGERFAVINPATDTPLAEVSRAREADVNMAVVAARASFEAGAWSQTAPAERKAVLLRLAELMERHAEELALLETLDTGKPIRHSLRDDIPGAVRCMRWYAEAVDKIYGEIAPTGPDALALVSREPIGVVAAIVPWNFPLLLTCWKLGPALAAGNSVILKPSEKSPLSALRLAALAKEAGLPDGVLNVLPGFGHEAGKALALHEDVDCLTFTGSTGVGRLLMEYAGRSNMKRVWLEAGGKSANIVFADCPDLAKAARASAAGIFYNQGQVCIAGTRLLVESSIRDAFMAELKKAAEAFKPKDPLDPSSTMGTLIDSDHHGSVCRYIAEGLEEGAVLGLDGRDQAGNFMGPTVLEQVNPHMAVAREEIFGPVLAVTTFEREEDAVQLANDSQYGLGAGLWTSDLRRAHRLARRLKAGSVFINNYNDGDMTVPFGGVKQSGNGRDKSLHAFDKFTELKTTWLALD; encoded by the coding sequence ATGGAGTTCAGAAACAAGGCTTACTGGCAGGCCGCAGCGAACAAACTGCAACCCGAGAGCCGGCTGTTTATTGAAGGAGAATACCGCGAGGCCATGGCCGGAGAGCGCTTTGCGGTAATCAACCCCGCCACCGATACCCCCCTTGCCGAGGTAAGCCGGGCCAGGGAGGCCGACGTCAACATGGCGGTGGTGGCCGCCCGGGCCAGTTTTGAGGCCGGCGCGTGGTCGCAGACCGCCCCCGCCGAGCGCAAGGCGGTGCTGCTGAGACTGGCGGAGTTGATGGAGCGGCACGCCGAAGAGCTGGCGCTGCTGGAAACCCTGGACACCGGCAAGCCCATTCGTCACAGCCTGCGGGACGACATTCCCGGCGCCGTGCGCTGCATGCGCTGGTATGCCGAGGCGGTGGACAAGATTTACGGTGAAATAGCCCCCACCGGCCCCGATGCCCTGGCCCTGGTCAGCCGTGAGCCCATTGGTGTGGTGGCCGCGATCGTGCCCTGGAACTTTCCACTGTTGCTGACCTGCTGGAAGCTGGGACCGGCGCTGGCCGCCGGCAATTCGGTGATCTTGAAGCCGTCGGAAAAGTCGCCGCTGTCGGCTCTGCGTCTGGCCGCACTGGCCAAGGAAGCCGGCCTGCCCGATGGCGTACTCAACGTGCTGCCCGGTTTCGGCCACGAGGCGGGCAAGGCCCTGGCCCTGCATGAGGATGTGGACTGCCTGACCTTTACCGGCTCCACCGGGGTGGGACGGCTGCTGATGGAATACGCCGGCCGTTCCAACATGAAACGGGTATGGCTGGAAGCGGGCGGCAAGAGCGCCAATATCGTCTTTGCCGACTGCCCGGATCTGGCGAAAGCCGCCCGGGCCTCGGCCGCCGGCATTTTCTACAACCAGGGCCAGGTGTGTATCGCCGGCACCCGGCTGCTGGTAGAAAGCAGCATCAGGGACGCCTTTATGGCCGAGCTGAAAAAGGCCGCCGAGGCCTTCAAACCCAAGGATCCGCTGGATCCGTCTTCCACCATGGGCACCTTGATTGACAGCGATCACCACGGCAGCGTGTGCCGCTACATTGCCGAGGGCCTGGAAGAAGGCGCCGTGCTTGGCCTGGACGGCCGGGATCAGGCCGGCAACTTCATGGGACCGACCGTGCTGGAGCAGGTCAATCCGCACATGGCGGTGGCCCGGGAAGAGATCTTCGGACCGGTGCTGGCGGTGACCACCTTTGAACGGGAAGAGGATGCCGTGCAACTGGCCAACGACAGTCAGTACGGCCTGGGCGCCGGCCTGTGGACCTCGGATCTGCGTCGGGCCCACCGGCTGGCGCGCCGTCTCAAGGCCGGCTCGGTGTTTATCAACAATTACAACGACGGCGATATGACGGTGCCCTTTGGCGGCGTCAAGCAAAGCGGCAACGGCCGCGACAAGTCATTGCACGCCTTTGACAAGTTTACCGAACTCAAGACCACCTGGCTGGCACTGGATTAA
- the puuR gene encoding HTH-type transcriptional regulator PuuR, with the protein MSAAQELAPGSRLADIRRRLGLSQRRVAELSGLTHGAICTIEQDKVSPAVSSLQKLLKVYDMSLSEFFAEPQALTRNKVVINEEELVEIGSQGVSFKLVHNGNRQRALGFLIECYAPGTSTGGHLKHQGEEVGTVLEGQIELTVDGEHYRLQAGQSYVIDTGLPHTFTNTSDRECRIISAHTPANL; encoded by the coding sequence ATGAGCGCCGCTCAGGAACTGGCACCGGGCAGCCGGCTGGCGGACATTCGCCGGCGGCTGGGGCTCAGCCAGCGCCGCGTGGCCGAGCTGTCGGGACTGACCCACGGTGCCATTTGCACCATAGAGCAGGACAAGGTCAGCCCGGCGGTCAGCAGCCTGCAAAAACTGCTCAAGGTGTATGACATGTCGCTGTCGGAGTTTTTTGCCGAGCCGCAGGCACTCACCCGCAACAAGGTGGTCATTAACGAAGAGGAGCTGGTGGAGATCGGCAGCCAGGGGGTGTCGTTCAAGCTGGTGCACAACGGCAACCGTCAGCGGGCGCTGGGATTTCTTATCGAATGCTATGCCCCGGGCACCAGTACCGGCGGCCACCTCAAGCATCAGGGCGAAGAGGTGGGCACCGTGCTGGAAGGGCAAATCGAGCTGACGGTGGACGGCGAGCATTACCGGCTGCAGGCCGGGCAAAGCTATGTTATCGACACCGGGCTGCCCCATACCTTTACCAATACATCGGACCGGGAGTGCCGCATTATCAGCGCCCATACCCCGGCCAACCTGTAA
- a CDS encoding glutamine synthetase family protein yields MQANTTVTTLPSADEPALTPFEQEAAAYLARYPQTQYVDVLLTDLNGIFRGKRLPISALDKLEAGCFFPASVFAMDFRGNVVEETGIGQDIGEPDLPCYPIAGTLVPSASDAETVAQLLLTMVDEHEQPFGLEPRNVLNRVWKQVKARGLTPVIALELEFYLVDRDRDEQGRLQPPCSPLTQKRDTYSQVYSVDNLNNFAEILADIDNIAALQGLPADGAVAEAAPGQFEINMHHGSDVLAACDQALALKRLIKLVAEQYEMDATFMAKPYEEHPGSGLHVHISVTDEQGDNLFADEQGEDSPLLQQALAGMLDLMPDSMALLAPNMNAFRRFQPGMYVPVQASWGHNNRTVALRIPAGDDEARRIEYRVPGADANPYLVVATMLAGLLHGLDNTLPLPEPVVGNGLEQEGLPLPTRQSSALARLEGDTPLKRYLGEEFVEVYRICKQDELLEFEKRITDIELEWMLKNA; encoded by the coding sequence ATGCAAGCGAATACAACGGTAACGACCCTTCCCTCGGCCGACGAGCCGGCCCTTACTCCCTTTGAACAGGAGGCGGCCGCCTACCTTGCCCGCTACCCCCAAACCCAGTATGTGGACGTTTTACTGACCGATCTCAACGGCATCTTTCGTGGCAAACGGCTGCCGATCAGTGCCCTCGACAAGCTTGAAGCCGGCTGCTTCTTTCCCGCCTCGGTGTTTGCCATGGACTTTCGCGGCAACGTGGTGGAAGAAACCGGCATCGGCCAGGACATCGGCGAGCCGGATCTGCCCTGCTATCCCATCGCCGGCACCCTGGTGCCCTCGGCCTCGGATGCGGAAACCGTGGCCCAGCTGCTGCTGACCATGGTGGACGAACACGAACAGCCCTTTGGTCTGGAGCCCCGAAACGTACTCAACCGAGTATGGAAGCAGGTGAAGGCGCGCGGGCTGACCCCGGTAATCGCCCTGGAGCTGGAGTTTTACCTGGTGGACCGGGACCGGGACGAGCAGGGTCGGCTGCAGCCCCCCTGCTCGCCGCTGACCCAGAAGCGGGACACCTACAGCCAGGTCTATTCCGTGGACAACCTCAACAACTTTGCGGAGATTCTCGCCGACATCGACAATATCGCCGCCCTGCAGGGGCTGCCCGCCGACGGTGCCGTGGCCGAGGCGGCACCGGGTCAGTTTGAAATCAACATGCATCATGGCAGCGACGTGCTGGCCGCCTGCGATCAGGCGCTGGCACTGAAGCGGCTGATCAAGCTGGTGGCCGAGCAGTACGAGATGGACGCCACCTTTATGGCCAAGCCCTATGAGGAACACCCGGGCAGCGGCCTGCACGTGCACATCAGCGTGACCGACGAACAGGGTGACAACCTGTTTGCCGATGAACAGGGCGAGGACTCCCCGCTGCTGCAGCAGGCGCTGGCCGGCATGCTGGATCTGATGCCCGACAGCATGGCGCTGCTGGCTCCCAACATGAACGCCTTTCGCCGTTTTCAGCCGGGCATGTATGTACCGGTGCAGGCGTCCTGGGGCCACAACAACCGCACCGTGGCGCTGCGCATTCCTGCCGGCGACGACGAGGCGCGTCGCATTGAATACCGGGTGCCCGGTGCCGACGCCAACCCCTACCTGGTGGTGGCCACCATGCTGGCCGGCCTGCTGCATGGCCTCGACAACACGCTGCCGCTGCCGGAGCCGGTGGTGGGTAACGGCCTGGAGCAGGAAGGCCTGCCCCTGCCCACCCGCCAGAGCAGTGCCCTGGCCCGGCTTGAAGGCGACACGCCGCTCAAGCGCTACCTGGGCGAGGAGTTCGTTGAGGTATACCGCATCTGCAAGCAGGACGAACTGCTCGAATTTGAAAAGCGCATTACCGATATCGAACTGGAATGGATGCTGAAAAACGCCTGA